The DNA segment TCGTGCGCATGAAGTCCTCCTCCAGTGAATTGAGCAAACCTGTTGACAGCTGGACGGGCCCCGGAAGAACTGGCCAGATTCCTCTCGAGCCCTTTCTTCGAAAAAGCGCGTTTCGCTATCACCATTGGTTGGAGGCGGGACCTGGTTCCAAGAATTCCGAGGATTTACTTGCCGGGGAAGGGGATCAGGCCGCGGCTGAGGTAGTCGCCGAAGGTGCCCACGATCAGGTGGAACAGCCAGGCCACGGCCAGCGCCAGGGCCAATCCGATGAGGCGCGTGTTCCAGCGGACGTGCATGAAGTAGAGGATGACGAGCGTCGCCTTGATGGTGGCGATGGCGATCGCCACCGGCAGGTTGAAGGGTCCCAGATCGATGAAGGCGGCGGCCACGGTGGAGGCGGTGAGCACCATCAGCGTGGTGAAGACCGCCAGGTAGACCTTCACCGGCACGACATGGCCCGACATCTCCCCTCCCGCCTCTTTTCCCGCCGCGCTGCCCTTCATTTGTGTCTCCCAATGAGATACAGCAGCGGGAACAGGAAGATCCAGACGATATCGACGAAGTGCCAGTAGAGCCCCACGATCTCCACCGGCGCATCGAGCCCGGGCGCGAAGCGCCCGCGCCGCGCTCCCAGCACCAGCCACCCCAGCAGCCCCAGCCCGATCACCATGTGCAGCGCGTGCATGCCGGTCATGGCGAAATAGAGCGAGAAGTAGATCTGGGCGTGGCGCGCCAGCTCCTCCGGCTCCGGGTATTCCATGCTCGGGACGCCGGCGGCGACCGCCTGATCGTGGTCGACGACGTGGCCCGCGCCCTTCGGCTCCGGCGGCAGGCGGAACGTCGCTCCGGGCACCAGGTGTTCCTCGAACTTGTGGGCGTACTCGACCGCCTTGATCCCGAGAAAGGCCGTACCGAGAATGATGGTCAGGACCAGGTAGGCGATCAAGCTCTTGCGGCCGCCCATCTGCGCCGAGTGCACCGCCATCGCCATCGTCAGGGAGCTGCAGATCAGAACCGCCGTGTTCACCGTCCCCAGCACGATGTCCAGATGATGGCTGGCCGCCGCGAACGCCGCCGGGAAGCTCCAGCGGTAGATCGAATAGGCCAGGAACAATCCGCCGAAGAACAGGATCTCCGTCACCAGGAAGGTCCACATCCCCAGCGTGACGGCGTGGCGCTGCTGCGCCGCATCCTCGAAGTGATGGGCGTGCACCGCGTGGGCGGCGGCGTCAGACGGCACGCGCCCCTCCCGCCGGGATCGGCATCTTCTCGTAGGCGTAGGCCTCTTCCGTCACCACCGGCGTCACCGGGAAGTTCTCGGTCGGCGGCGGCGACGGCGTGGTCCACTCCAGTCCCGTCGCCTGGAACGGATTGTCGGGTGCCTTCTTCCCATAGCGCATCGACCATGCGAAATAGAACAGCGGAATGAGGTAGCCAACCCCGAGGATCGACGCGCCGGCGCTCGACATGACGTTGAAGACCTGGAACTCGTCGGGATAGGCGTGATAGCGGCGCGGCATCCCGAGGTAGCCGACGATGAACTGCGGCAGAAACGTCAGATTGAAGCCGACGAAGACGATCAACGCCGACAGGCGCCCCCACCACTCCGGGTACATGCGGCCGGTGATCTTGGGCCACCAGAAGTGCAGCCCACCCAGGTACGCCATCACCGTGCCGCCCACCATGATGTAGTGGAAGTGCGCCACGATGAAGTAGGTGTCGTGCACGTGGACGTCGATGCCGAGGCAGGCGAGCATCAACCCCGTCAGCCCGCCGATGGTGAACAACCCCAGAAAGCCGAAGACGTAGAGCATCGGCGTGTCGAACGAGATAGATCCCTTGTAAAGCGTCGCCGTCCAGTTGAACACCTTCACCGCCGACGGGATCGCCACCATGAAGCTGAGGACCGAGAAGACAAGCCCGGCGAACACCGACTGCCCCGACACGAACATGTGGTGGCCCCACACCAGGAAGCCCAGCAGGGCGATCGCCAGGCTGGAGGCGGCCACGAACGAGTAGCCGAACACGCGCTTGCGCGAGAAGCAGGCGATGATCTCGCTGATCACTCCCATCGCCGGCAGGATCATGATGTAGACCGCCGGGTGGCTGTAGAACCAGAAGAAGTGCTGGAACAGCACCGGGTCGCCGCCCAGCGCCGGGTCGAAGAAGCCGAGCTTGAAGACCCGCTCCAGCGCCAGCAGGACGATGGTGATGGCGATGACCGGCGTCCCCAGGATGACCACGATGCTCATGGCGTAGTGCGCCCAGACGAACAGCGGCAGGCGGAACCAGGTCAGCCCCGGCGCCCGCATCGTGTGGATGGTGACGATGAAGTTGAGCCCCGTCAGAATCGACGAGAAGCCTGTGATGAAGATGCCGAGCGCCACCGGCACGATGTTGGTCGTCGTCCAGGCGGAGCTGTAGGGGGTGTAGAAGGTCCACCCCGTGTCCACGCCGCCGATGACGATGTTGAACAGCGTGAACAGTGCGCCGATCGTATACAGATACCAGGAGAGCAGGTTCAACCGCGGGAAGGCGAGATCGCGCGCTCCCACCATCATCGGGATCAGGAAATTCCCCAGCACCGCCGGGATTCCCGGGATCAGGAAGAAGAAGACCATGACGATGCCGTGCATCGTGAAGATCTTGTTGTAGCTGTCCGCCGAGAAGAGATCCCCCGCCGGCGTCAGCAGCTCCAGTCGCACCAGCCCCGCGAAGACCGTTCCCAGCAGGAACATCAGCGTCACGGAGCCGAGATACAGCAGCGCGATCCGCTTGTGGTCCACCGTGAACAGCCACGAGCGGATGCCGTAGCTGACGTTCAGGTAGTTGGTCCCCGGCCGGCGCTCGCTCATGGCAACGACCCCACTGTCGCTTTCTTCGCCGACGGCACGGGCGGGGTCGGGACCGCCGGCGTCCCGGTCGGCGCCGTCTCCTGGGCCGCGGCACGCGCCTTGAGATACTCGATCAGCTCGAGAATCCCCTCTTCGTTCACCAGGCCCCGGAACGTCGGCATGACCGGTTGGTAACCGGCGGTGACGCGCGCCGCCGGGAAGAGGATCGACTCGCGCAGGTAGGCTTCATCGGCCGTCGCGGTCTTGCCTCCTTCGAGCTTGACCTCGCTGCCGTAGAGCTTGTCGAGATTGGGGCCGCGCGCCCCCGACGTGCCGCTGTGGCAGGTGGCGCACCCCAAATCGTTGAAGCGCCGCTCCCCCGCCGCCGCCATCGACACCTCGCTGCCGGCGCCCGACAGCCAGGCCTGGAAGGCGTTCGGCTCCATCACCTCGACCCAGCCGGTCATCCCGGAGTGCTGCGTGCCGCAGTACTCGGCGCAGAACAGGTGATAGCGCCCGGTGC comes from the Candidatus Polarisedimenticolia bacterium genome and includes:
- a CDS encoding cytochrome C oxidase subunit IV family protein, with product MKGSAAGKEAGGEMSGHVVPVKVYLAVFTTLMVLTASTVAAAFIDLGPFNLPVAIAIATIKATLVILYFMHVRWNTRLIGLALALAVAWLFHLIVGTFGDYLSRGLIPFPGK
- a CDS encoding cytochrome c oxidase subunit 3 encodes the protein MPSDAAAHAVHAHHFEDAAQQRHAVTLGMWTFLVTEILFFGGLFLAYSIYRWSFPAAFAAASHHLDIVLGTVNTAVLICSSLTMAMAVHSAQMGGRKSLIAYLVLTIILGTAFLGIKAVEYAHKFEEHLVPGATFRLPPEPKGAGHVVDHDQAVAAGVPSMEYPEPEELARHAQIYFSLYFAMTGMHALHMVIGLGLLGWLVLGARRGRFAPGLDAPVEIVGLYWHFVDIVWIFLFPLLYLIGRHK
- the ctaD gene encoding cytochrome c oxidase subunit I; this translates as MSERRPGTNYLNVSYGIRSWLFTVDHKRIALLYLGSVTLMFLLGTVFAGLVRLELLTPAGDLFSADSYNKIFTMHGIVMVFFFLIPGIPAVLGNFLIPMMVGARDLAFPRLNLLSWYLYTIGALFTLFNIVIGGVDTGWTFYTPYSSAWTTTNIVPVALGIFITGFSSILTGLNFIVTIHTMRAPGLTWFRLPLFVWAHYAMSIVVILGTPVIAITIVLLALERVFKLGFFDPALGGDPVLFQHFFWFYSHPAVYIMILPAMGVISEIIACFSRKRVFGYSFVAASSLAIALLGFLVWGHHMFVSGQSVFAGLVFSVLSFMVAIPSAVKVFNWTATLYKGSISFDTPMLYVFGFLGLFTIGGLTGLMLACLGIDVHVHDTYFIVAHFHYIMVGGTVMAYLGGLHFWWPKITGRMYPEWWGRLSALIVFVGFNLTFLPQFIVGYLGMPRRYHAYPDEFQVFNVMSSAGASILGVGYLIPLFYFAWSMRYGKKAPDNPFQATGLEWTTPSPPPTENFPVTPVVTEEAYAYEKMPIPAGGARAV